CTTGAGGTAAAGTTCTAGTCGAGTTCTGTTCGTTCACACGGCCTAAAGTCTTTTCACGTTTCCTTCGAGCCTTCAAATCCTGTAAGTATGTTGTCGCTAagtattttcatctttcttccttttattCACACTCGTTTTGTTTTTCGTAGTCTAACCAGATCCTTGTAACGAATCTTTGGTCCGAATCTCCTTGGAATAAATACATATGAACATTTAAGTCTACATTCGCCGCCCCTTTGGTTGAATATTTAGGAGCTTAAGTagcgacgacggcgacgtcaacgagaacggtaaaaaagcGGTAGGTTTAAATTGACAAAACAACAGCTTAGCACGcgcatcacgtttttttgtacatttctttgccgacACTTCACgaatacgacgtgaaaatgACTAATTTCACGTAATTTGGAGAATGTCGACACaacacaacaactttcttttcctgaacttcgatacagtctttaaAATTCCAGTCCAGAAAAAGATGCCAAGATTTGACGAATTGAAGGAGATTACAtgagcgcgataaagtttgatgCAGCGCGAGCGCCGACTTCACCGGCTTTTTTAGTGACGCTTTCGTAACCGTCGCTCCGTCGATCgccttttgaagaaaataaaggagaaGTTTTTGTCTTCTGCCGTGCAAGGAACAATCATTTACACCGTTTCCTTTAGATTCGATTCAAATTTAGTCTTTAAGCGCCATTTGGGAACAGAAAACTTATTTATGCCTCCCGTGGACTCGACCTTGTTGTTTAGTTAACACCCGCTGTGCACAAGGAAAGCGCTGTCTcgtttgttttacattttagaTCTACAATGCTTTGCGAGACGACATAGTTTTGCAGCGGACATGATGAGAACCAACGTTTTAAGCGAGGCAGTGGAAAAACGCGCCGATTTGCCTTGTGGCTATGAAGAGGACTTTGTAAATCCTGTTGACGACGATTTGCAATGTTCAATCTGCCAATTAACGTTGCGAAACCCGGTTCTTACAAGATGTGGTCACAGATTTTGCAGAGGGTGCCTAGAGCGGCATATGTCAAATAGGTAAATGTATTTGATGAACTGAATGCAAAAAGTTGTACATTATAGGTTAGCGTCTTAGAAAATATcagctttgctttgtttttttattagacAATATAATTTACTGATCTTGGCCGAAACAGGAAGCTGAGCCAGATTCCGTATATATTCATTATTTACAATTACTGAGACAATAACCAGTTTCACGGTGCTGCTTTGTTAGGAATGCCACTTTATCAACACATATAAGCTAACAGAACTTCTAAGGGAattcagaaaagaaaataacagacTGCTTAGGATGGAAACATTCGTAATTAACACGCGGCTTTGACGGCGGTTAGACCAGTCACTAAAAACAGCAAACTCATTTAAATCATTCATCTGTATCAGGAAATTTCCAGTATTTAAAGGCGAAAAGAGAGATGTTGAGCATTTTTCACATAACATGATGAATTATTTCCGAGCTCTATTTTGAGAGGAAGCGAAGCTGGGTTTAACCTTGTTTGGACCAGTACAAACCTTCATTTTGAACATATATTATAACGttagaaaaaaatgatttacaTACATGTTTGCGCTTCGGTTAACTTGTAGTCACAAATGTAAATTGGCTGGAACTACAGCCAACTCTCTCCTTGCAGACACGTCTCTGGTATAGGCATCTCAATAATACGAATACATCCAGTTTCAATTGAATCGGACAGATCTCCCTCCGTGTATGTAAGgcagtttaaaaacaaacatatttcaATTAACCcgaactaaaatctttattgttAAAGTGATTTAAAATCGATAAATTCACAATTAATACTGGGAAACACGCAAGTGCAAGCACCAGTTCTTGTTGCAAATGTCCGAGTTGGCCGCGACCGTCGTCAGTTACTTTCAGAGCTGGATCCCTACTCCCCTTTTCTTTATACTAATAAACTTTTCACCGACACCCGACAGCGAAAGAGCACTCGTTTTAGCCTTTAACCATCGCTTCCAGAATTGTTAATTTCACGTCTCCTGCCCTCATGTTTGTTTTAATGTTCGATCGGCAAAGGTTTTGAAtgagttcgattaagttcgattaccgaaccaaATCGAAGTCAAACGAACGATTggagttcgattgagttcgattaccgaacgttTGATTGGTTACGCCGGACATAATCAAAGGCCACGCTATTGGTCAGGTTATTTTTCCCAACCAATACTGCGGTACGTTCAGTTGAAATCAAACGGTCCGGCTCAGTAATTATTCTCTTATCTCGGCTACATAAGGAGAAAAATGGCGAAACTAACTGTTTTTAATTCCACTCGGTACAGAATCCACATCATGGAATTAGTTTCAAAGCTTCATATCGACCTGTAAAAAGTTTAACTCATGACACAAGAGGCGACCGATTGGCACGTATCGCGTTATTTTAATACTGACATAACAACCTTACGCGGTTTTAGAGTAATACAGCCTGGTAAAGAAAGTAGTAATCTGTcgtaaaatttaattttatctaAATTCGCAGCCTAgaccctaggcgttctctcttgaccCATTGTCCGCAcgaagtctgggaaagagcAGGCGAGAGAACGTGGCTTCTCGGCGAGTCTCTCTCgttgacgtcacagctcacggtaaAGTCCAGATTAACCAAGCCGAGAACACCTAGGGAGGAGGCTACTAAATCGATTTTTCTTTAGTCTGATTTGTGAATCTTGTACCATTGACCGCCTCTTATCCTCTCTCTGAAAAGCTGTAAAAATTTCCCAACAGTGTTACACACTCCGTGGAGCTGTTTGAAGCACCTTTAGCGATTTAAGTTTCCTTTATCCAGAATTAAAGATGTCAAGACAAGATATATTGGtcacttttattttattaggCAAGAATGTCAACAAAGTGTTTGTAACTGCCCTGTTGATAGAGAGGAACTCGATTGTGATAAGGTAAATTAGTACACTAATGGTTTTCAGTTATACatattgcaatttttttttttatcctccTGTGTTTGTCTGCAAAACCAATACTTTTGCAAGGGAAAAAACACTTCAACTTGATTTTTGTTTCAACCGTTCTAACAGAGCACTAGAAATTAAAGTCCATCAGTCAATTGCAAGAACTGTGTCGACCGCTGCAGAACAATTAAAAAGAAGGGCATGTTTATTTGGGGGAATCCAAGACTGCATTGTTTATCTCAAAACTTGGCTTCGTTACCTCGAACAAAACGAAAATCCGAAAATGGACTCTTGACAGCGTGACAATATTAGACTCTGGGTTCGCTTGTTCAGGTCTGTTCATCTACAATGTAATTTGACGCACAGATAATCGTTGTAAACGCCATTGAGTAAACAGAGTTTCAAGTATCTACTGATACCCAAGGTTATTTATCAGCCATTTACTTGACGTTTACATCGATTTCAAGCAACCGAGTCTTCTATGACCTGTAGTTGATACAATTGTTTTCCAATTCAAAAGAAAAGACTGTTGGTTGAGCTTTTACTGTCTTGACAGCGGTGAGAAGTTCCTCAAAGAATAAAACATTACATATCAAAGCCACTATGCAATATTTCCACTGCTTTCATTACACAGGATATTTTCCCTGACAGAGCCACTGAAAGGAAGATCCTCTCCCTTTGTGTAAAATGCTCAAGTACTGGATGTGAATGGACTGGAGAACTGAGGGAAAAAGAGGTGATATTCAACTACAGCTAGCTTCTCATCAAATTCTCTTGTTTCTCCATAACCAACATCAGTGTATTGACTTTCTTCACCATCACCTTTCTATTGTTGGACCTTCACCAAAATTTAGGCTTGtgtgttttattttcaaatacaCACCATGTAATGTTTCCAAGGGTATTTGGCTTTTGTCATTTCATTAGTTATGCATAAATATGCACGTGTTTAGGACAACTTGTGAAAGAAACACTGAGTTCTTTGGGGTAACATCACATAGTATGTgataggaaaacaaaattagaTACAACCTAAAAAGGTCTAATGACCCCAAACTGGCCTAGCAAGTTAGAGAGATTGCACTTATGATTACTGCTTCAGTCAAACGAATATCTATGTTTGGTTTTTATCAGGATCACCTATTATCTTGCTCTTTCAAACTTATATCTTGCCCAAATGTGAACTGTGCTGTAAAAACAACCAGACAAAAAATGGATGAACACGTGGCCACCGTGTGTGAGTGGAGGATGGTAACCTGTGATCACTGTAGTGAGCCACATCCGAAGTGTCTGCTCAAAGTAAGTTTTAATCTTATGATAAAGAGGTTGCACAAATGCATGGTATTAACAGGTatacagataaaaaaaaatagtcgtAACAAACATGGCTATCCCATGGACATAAAGCTACAATATACGTTATAAATAGCTCCTTTTTTCTGTATAATCATGGTACACATGGTCTGTTAGCACGGGCAGGTCTTTATGATAGTTGAGAGGGGCGTAGTCAGCTGTTCCTGAAAGGGCGGGAGAGGGGAGTGAGGACTAAGCGGAAAGACAAATTAACGCTGACCTATAAACAATTAAAGCACGGTTCCTTTTTGCTTAAAAAAGGCTGCGTTATTGTCATAGTCACCATCTTGGTAAAATATCTGACCATAATGAGTGTTTTTCAATTCTTTGGCtacttgaaatatttcaaaatggtagttaatagacctttttaacttgtttttttgttttcccaattcagaccacatGATGTTCTCCAGGGAATTTGTCTTTACACATTTTCACGTGGATGCACATGCATAAACCGAGATTTGAAACAATcagttctctggggtaccattacgtggtctaaaaatgggaaaacaaaaagatacaagctaaaaaggtctattccaTGAAGTTTGTCCCcagcgaaaaacaaaaacaaacaataaaacgTTTCACTGTATGTTATTAAGAACTGAGACCCTCCTAATTACTAGGTTTTAAATTAATTCTAGCAGCTAATCAAAGTAAAAAAGGGAACCCCTTAACAATAATGTATCTACTTAAAGACCAAGCAGATACGTATATGTAGAATTAGTGCCAGCACCCAATCGGCATGCACATGACCGCGATAGATATTGGTGTTTAAGATGCATTTTCACGCCCTGTTAAAGAGCGATTACTTGAGTTAATTTTAACccgcatttttttaaatacatttaCCGGTCTTTTGCTTAAGGGCAGCGACGTCCCTTGTTGGTGCCAGTATGGGAGTCCTGCTATTAGGTATTGGAATTCAGCGGTAGTCAAATTCGTGagatatatttaaaaaatggtttgtATCTATAGGAACATGCTGATAATTGCAAGAGGAAACCTGAAGAATGCCTAAACGGTTGTGGTGAATTGCTTGCCAGGGAGGAGGTATCCTGGGTTTGCACAGTTTTTTACTGCTCACAATTATCGTTCATACCGTCTTGTTCCAAAATATTGGCGAACTTGGAGCGTGTTCGTTTTACtgtattccggaataagaattAATGAAATTTACTCAAGAGAACACTTATTTTGTCATTCATTGTATTTCAACATTTAGATGTCTGCTCCAAATAAATAATTCCGTTGCATGGTCCAAAAATCAAGGTGGACGAGATTTGTAACAAAACTTTTGCGTAATCTATTCTGGAATATTAACAGTCGAACGTACCCTTTTAAGTTCGTTAGTTATCCCATTATCTACATGGTAATTTGCCCTCAAGCGTTGACTTGTTTCAAGGTAAAGGGTCTTTTGATTTCTGCAGATGCAATTGAGGCAAATTTGATCCATAGACACCTCACgtataaaacacaaaagaaaagtaatattgccgccatttttttcgaaGACAAAAACCACTCGGCTTCATATTTTACTGCTAGAAGATCGTTATCTTTGTTCTAGGGATGCTTACGGCAGTCACTAAATAAGCAGCATATTGTCATAGTATTAAATGCCTCTAAAGAACATGCAGTGTACTCAGTtgtgggatttttttttcctcttcaaTATTCTCATATCAAGACATATCTGCGATCCACCCTCTTTACAAGAACTCCCGCTTCATTTTCATAGCGGCGAATATACAGCTTTAAACTAAGTGATTTGAGTCGTTTTCCCTATTATTTTGATATTCTGTATGTATTGAAGGTTCTAAGAACAGCCTATTGCCCATTGCCGTTTTAGATAGCAGCTCATATTGACAACAATTGTCCGCTGACATTGATCTACTGTCCATATTCTCAGATAGGATGCGATACAAAGGTAAACTTTCAGTAATGTGTGTAAGTCATTGCCCAGTTTCAAACTAGAGTAATCACATGGACAACGCTCCCTTTTCATTGAAAGGGATTTCTTAAGATAGCGGACTTGGGGAACCTAACATACAGCCGTGAGAAAATCGCTTATAAATTCACTTAACTCGATTTAGGGGTGGTGTCACAAATACTTCGTGCTGCTTGAAAATCAAACGTTGTTGTTTCC
The sequence above is a segment of the Porites lutea chromosome 3, jaPorLute2.1, whole genome shotgun sequence genome. Coding sequences within it:
- the LOC140932044 gene encoding TNF receptor-associated factor 6-like yields the protein MMRTNVLSEAVEKRADLPCGYEEDFVNPVDDDLQCSICQLTLRNPVLTRCGHRFCRGCLERHMSNRQECQQSVCNCPVDREELDCDKDIFPDRATERKILSLCVKCSSTGCEWTGELREKEDHLLSCSFKLISCPNVNCAVKTTRQKMDEHVATVCEWRMVTCDHCSEPHPKCLLKEHADNCKRKPEECLNGCGELLAREEIAAHIDNNCPLTLIYCPYSQIGCDTKIQRKEVEDHLQTSTTFHIELTLKNLKAATEKLDSLQKQVQELTVTNSTLRMKVDEQSKTVARLNEESSSFVWKVTEFWKILRQGKSERNKRIKSEPFYVGRRGYKLRLCIEPDGNQSKRNRYLSVYILLMKGGFDGMLPWPFRQKVTFTLIDQKDQLSSRFNVVRSFYATFSTGRPLAEEVDESHGIARFISHSNLSLFRYVVDETLFIQVKIDPIDF